From the genome of Metarhizium brunneum chromosome 4, complete sequence, one region includes:
- the COQ2 gene encoding 4-hydroxybenzoate polyprenyltransferase has protein sequence MVSPMPSVGSVVGTSLLFFSGALIMRGAGCTINDLWDRNLDPHVSRTRLRPIARRAISPFNGLVFTGAQLLAGLGILIQFPAPCLFYGIPSLLFVASYPLAKRVTYYPQFVLGLTFSWGAIMGFPALGIDLLSNGSALAAAACLYGSNIAWTVLYDMIYAHMDIKDDAKAGIKSIALKHDSQTKQILTGLATTQIALLAAAGIATGAGPAFFIGSCGGAAVTLALMIRKVNLKSVKNCWWWFVNGCWITGGTISLGLAADYLIQLSDKPTAGDDMDPERCQY, from the coding sequence ATGGTTTCACCGATGCCCTCGGTTGGTTCAGTCGTTGGTACCTCATTACTGTTCTTCTCTGGTGCCCTGATAATGCGCGGAGCAGGATGTACCATCAATGACCTGTGGGATCGAAATCTCGACCCTCACGTCTCCCGCACTCGACTTCGACCAATTGCTCGGCGCGCCATTTCTCCCTTCAACGGCTTAGTGTTTACCGGGGCTCAACTTCTAGCTGGTCTAGGCATCTTGATTCAATTTCCAGCGCCTTGTCTTTTCTATGGCATACCGAGTCTTTTGTTCGTTGCGAGTTACCCCCTGGCTAAACGAGTAACCTACTATCCACAATTTGTCCTAGGTTTGACATTCTCATGGGGCGCGATAATGGGCTTTCCAGCTTTGGGCATAGACTTGTTGTCAAACGGGTCAGCTCTAGCGGCTGCCGCCTGCCTTTACGGCTCCAACATCGCCTGGACCGTCTTGTATGACATGATCTATGCGCATATGGACATCAAAGACGACGCTAAGGCTGGCATTAAAAGTATTGCATTGAAGCACGATTCACAAACCAAGCAAATCCTCACAGGGCTAGCTACAACGCAAATCGctcttcttgccgccgctggcatTGCCACTGGTGCTGGACCGGCTTTCTTCATCGGAAGCTGCGGCGGAGCTGCAGTCACTCTGGCACTTATGATCAGGAAAGTCAACCTTAAAAGTGTCAAGaattgttggtggtggttcgTAAATGGATGCTGGATTACGGGTGGCACTATTAGCTTGGGCCTAGCAGCAGATTATCTCATCCAACTTTCAGACAAGCCTACTGCTGGTGATGACATGGATCCGGAACGATGTCAATACTAA
- the cbfA gene encoding C-module-binding factor A, with translation MPTSLHPQAKFDPIPPDLDLYGLVDRTPNFKWVQRVSRSQVLGLGQQGFEKLIQIHVIAGGKPLVIDGWDALFPEELFNVNWLEKTYDKKEENVRDVTAGTDIPMTTGHYLRSMKQLTNQWTPQNFRDERRQRLYLKDIDCPVEWRYELQTILHPNLFYLNDNVTKSGSSNPTRRPGGDGQHGENSIAPAGDLMSSLPEEMRAENLMCYVGHEGTYTPAHREMCASVGHNIMVETSGDSPGEKPGSSIWFMTESKDRDVVREYFLSMLGHDIEIEKHFAQINAWKKAPFDVYLVDQRAGDFIIIPPLAAHQVWNRGTRTMKVAWNRTTPETLRLALREALPKARLVCRDEQYKNKAIIYFTLHKYYQLLKEMERQEDITQNSFMGIGRDIVRNSPRARQLAGDFRSLFSLFTEILIDEAFAYNEKQVERLPFDSCVTCSYCRCNIFNRFLTCKNCTRVLVNGDEDAYDICMECYAMGRSCACLSGLQWCEQWSWSELSGKYELWREMVIVNDGFVDLHSSPPPFETARQKSAKKSVAQICQEALIRRPWKDITKQDVGKVASDSEQGDVEDEPKKKTKRKQKKGEVRRCHVCCHKDYSYRVHECSNSECAEAYCYGVLYRAFDMMPQAVLQNETWQCPKCLGICNCGYCRRAGNTNPYTPKNTSLGHDTRPIADDRSVEALVDFRVHNLSWLKAAGEESRSRDSRRMQILRQQADHAKARSELAEVESERALLGDGDNSQRATNTDPEGRDPERQSAHEYPTLALESENSSRLRSDSAGPPVAHNGISPYPDPSVASNYGIGMGYYEQDDTPDKILFDPYKAPSPSAIHLADLEVPDSVKKSIRAAKSKAKRENEDPDFIVGRSSHKRSRHTNGIDILDNLDPALFDVEPSTASSMLRQRRLPSSNTIRHPAENQDGNLETLSTEPVTETMPTEPILRHARPLASYVEVDDVDMDEVEEGEMVGEGSGQEAFLDDKAAKAIEEARLSEVQNSGLQQEASVTSKHLESTQGRKSRVRPLQVSLRSVDSVSMTDPISPRPAIRRRGRPRKSTVVSLKQSDTAADGTAGALRDQGESLGEAPDTSNVRSSNYQQLKSNSSIGASLQQHEEPSVRSVATVGISQERNLKDIGRELRSNPRGRESQPEAKNPASQVRNLKSASQPFMSMAERLALKGRKFKIGKRRAAASPLLKDKDGGPHVSEASESTIRESRQVLSAVAGRTEDDEQESVSKSSDISTTRKTVVRLSDMVSSEDEHGSTIDMAVSSSDDSGDSDIPASGMNSRERASTELGYTQSQTQLNNLTSALASNGVYGFIFNSSNTPQRDYGAYNWCNMPHVRPTEYVVADKAYELQYVELIHRHHKRTPYASNAFPVESYQWNCEDAHLFLYGEPLQGKQSSPVFRKGHISPMNPFVPPGWIGSCNFPQITSGGLSDSWHHGADLYAVYHDLLGFLPSRNSDYKSSVRYRVTNNVITSQVAGMVVSGMWWTNDPYPLIVEISFTSHDYPASISVLVTAPSTIAYLVYLLTLLLTKAVVPRPQESTAWNHNTLVIQPIHSSMASNPTKILIGNSI, from the exons ATGCCGACTTCACTCCATCCGCAAGCTAAATTCGATCCCATTCCGCCAGACCTTGATTTGTACGGCCTGGTAGATCGGACACCGAATTTCAAATGGGTACAGAGAGTCTCAAGGTCTCAAgtacttggtcttggtcagCAGGGGTTTGAAAAGCTTATTCAAATACATGTTATCGCTGGAGGGAAACCACTGGTCATTGATGGCTGGGATGCGCTCTTCCCAGAGGAGCTCTTCAATGTCAACTGGCTCGAAAAGACATATGATAAAAAAG AGGAAAATGTTCGCGACGTAACTGCCGGTACAGATATTCCAATGACAACTGGACATTATCTAAGGTCGATGAAGCAACTGACAAACCAATGGACTCCACAAAACTTCCGGGATGAGCGCCGGCAAAGACTTTACCTGAAAGACATCGACTGTCCCGTGGAGTGGCGATATGAATTGCAAACAATTTTGCATCCCAACTTATTTTATCTGAACGACAACGTCACAAAATCAGGTTCATCGAATCCAACACGACGGCCTGGAGGCGATGGTCAACATGGCGAAAACTCCATAGCTCCTGCGGGAGACCTCATGTCAAGCCTACCCGAGGAGATGCGGGCCGAAAACTTAATGTGCTATGTTGGTCACGAAGGCACCTATACACCAGCTCATCGAGAGATGTGTGCTTCTGTTGGACATAATATCATGGTGGAGACCTCAGGTGATAGCCCTGGAGAAAAACCCGGAAGTTCTATCTGGTTCATGACTGAAAGTAAAGATCGTGATGTGGTCCGTGAATACTTTTTGTCGATGTTGGGCCATGATATTGAGATTGAAAAGCATTTTGCGCAAATTAACGCTTGGAAGAAGGCTCCTTTCGATGTCTACCTTGTCGATCAGCGTGCTGGGGACTTTATCATCATTCCGCCGCTGGCAGCCCATCAAGTCTGGAACAGAGGTACTCGAACAATGAAAGTGGCCTGGAACCGAACTACCCCTGAGACTCTGCGTTTGGCATTGCGCGAGGCTCTACCAAAAGCGAGACTGGTGTGTCGTGATGAACAATATAAAAACAAGGCGATTATATATTTCACCCTGCACAAATATTACCAGCTCTTGAAAGAAATGGAAAGACAAGAAGATATCACCCAGAACAGCTTCATGGGCATTGGAAGAGACATCGTCAGAAATTCACCCCGGGCGAGACAGCTTGCTGGAGATTTTAGGTCTCTCTTCAGTCTTTTTACAGAAATACTTATCGATGAGGCCTTTGCATACAACGAGAAACAAGTCGAAAGACTGCCCTTTGACTCATGCGTCACTTGCTCATACTGTCGCTGCAATATATTCAATCGATTCCTCACCTGCAAAAATTGCACAAGGGTCCTTGTTAacggagatgaagatgcatACGATATATGTATGGAATGTTACGCCATGGGAAGGTCCTGTGCTTGCTTATCTGGTCTTCAATGGTGTGAACAATGGTCTTGGTCTGAGCTTAGCGGGAAATATGAGCTATGGCGTGAGATGGTCATTGTCAATGATGGTTTTGTTGATCTGCATAGCTCACCTCCTCCTTTCGAGACGGCTCGACAAAAATCAGCCAAGAAATCAGTGGCGCAGATATGTCAGGAGGCCCTCATCAGGCGTCCGTGGAAAGATATTACGAAGCAAGACGTTGGCAAAGTTGCAAGTGATTCTGAGCAAGGAGACGTTGAGGATGAACCTAAGAAGAAAACGAAaaggaagcagaagaagggcgAAGTCCGCCGATGTCACGTATGCTGCCATAAGGACTACAGTTATCGAGTTCATGAATGCTCGAATTCGGAGTGTGCAGAAGCATATTGCTACGGTGTTCTCTATAGAGCTTTCGATATGATGCCGCAGGCAGTTTTGCAAAATGAAACTTGGCAGTGCCCAAAATGCTTGGGCATTTGCAATTGTGGTTATTGTCGTCGGGCAGGAAACACGAACCCATATACACCTAAGAATACTTCTCTTGGCCATGATACTCGACCAATTGCGGATGACAGAAGTGTTGAAGCCCTGGTTGATTTTCGGGTGCATAATCTGTCATGGCTGAAGGCTGCTGGAGAAGAAAGCCGGAGCAGAGATAGCCGGAGAATGCAAATATTGCGGCAACAAGCTGACCACGCCAAGGCACGAAGCGAGCTGGCTGAAGTCGAAAGTGAAAGGGCCCTTCTTGGAGACGGCGATAATTCTCAGAGGGCCACGAACACCGACCCAGAGGGTCGCGATCCTGAAAGACAGAGTGCTCATGAGTATCCTACACTCGCCTTGGAGTCCGAAAATAGCTCACGGCTAAGGTCGGATTCGGCGGGACCACCGGTTGCGCATAACGGCATATCTCCTTACCCAGATCCTTCTGTAGCCTCAAACTATGGTATCGGGATGGGGTATTATGAGCAGGATGATACACCCGACAAAATCCTCTTCGATCCATATAAAGCCCCCTCTCCTAGTGCTATACACCTCGCCGACCTCGAAGTACCTGATTCCGTCAAGAAGTCTATTCGCGCTGCGAAGAGTAAAGCCAAACGGGAGAATGAGGACCCAGATTTCATAGTCGGGAGATCTAGTCACAAACGGTCACGGCATACAAATGGCATAGATATATTGGATAATTTGGATCCAGCGCTTTTTGATGTGgagccgtcgacggcatcatcaatgtTGCGTCAGAGGCGGCTGCCATCGAGTAACACCATTAGACACCCCGCGGAAAACCAAGATGGAAATCTAGAGACACTTTCAACGGAACCCGTTACCGAGACCATGCCCACGGAACCTATTCTTCGGCATGCAAGGCCTCTAGCATCATACGTAGaagttgatgatgttgacATGGATGAAGTAGAGGAGGGTGAAATGGTTGGCGAAGGATCTGGTCAAGAGGCCTTTTTGGACGATAAGGCTGCGAAAGCGATTGAAGAAGCTCGACTCTCGGAGGTTCAAAATAGTGGACTTCAACAGGAGGCGTCGGTAACATCAAAACACTTGGAATCAACTCAGGGTCGGAAAAGCCGCGTACGACCTTTACAGGTCAGTTTGAGGTCTGTCGACTCTGTATCAATGACCGACCCGATAAGCCCCAGGCCGGCCATTCGCAGGCGTGGGCGACCAAGAAAATCAACGGTTGTCTCTCTTAAACAATCGGATACAGCAGCAGATGGTACAGCAGGAGCATTAAGGGATCAGGGTGAATCTCTAGGCGAGGCTCCTGATACCTCTAATGTGAGGTCAAGCAATTACCAGCAGTTGAAAAGCAACTCTTCAATCGGAGCGTCTTTGCAACAACACGAGGAACCATCAGTGCGTAGCGTTGCGACGGTCGGAATATCCCAAGAACGTAATCTCAAAGATATTGGACGTGAACTGCGCTCTAACCCCAGAGGCAGGGAATCACAACCAGAGGCCAAGAACCCAGCTTCTCAAGTAAGAAATTTGAAGTCTGCAAGTCAGCCATTCATGTCAATGGCGGAAAGATTGGCTCTCAAAGGCAGGAAATTTAAGATCGGGAAGCGAAGAGCCGCTGCCAGTCCATTACTGAAGGATAAGGATGGTGGACCACATGTTTCTGAAGCATCAGAATCTACGATTAGAGAGTCGCGTCAGGTTTTATCGGCGGTGGCTGGTCGCACAGAAG ACGATGAGCAGGAATCCGTCTCCAAGTCATCAGATATCTCCACTACCCGGAAAACAGTTGTTAGATTGTCGGATATGGTGTCTAGCGAAGACGAGCACGGGAGCACCATAGACATGGCGGTATCATCTAGTGATGACAGCGGCGATAGTGACATTCCTGCAAGCGGAATGAACAGCAGAGAACGTGCTTCGACTGAACTAGGCTATACCCAGTCCC AAACACAGCTCAACAACCTTACGTCGGCGCTGGCTTCCAATGGGGTCTATgggtttatttttaattcGTCAAATACTCCCCAACGCGATTATGGAGCATACAACTGGTGCAATATGCCACATGTTCGACCAACAGAGTACGTTGTGGCCGACAAGGCATATGAATTACAATATGTTGAATTG ATTCACAGGCACCACAAGCGGACGCCGTACGCTTCAAATGCTTTCCCGGTTGAGTCTTACCAGTGGAATTGCGAAGATGCACACTTGTTTCTCTACGGCGAACCTTTGCAGGGAAAGCAATCTTCTCCCGTATTTCGAAAAGGGCATATTTCTCCGATGAACCCATTCGTGCCACCTGGCTGGATTGGGAGCTGTAATTTTCCTCAAATTACGTCTGGCGGTCTAAGTGACTCGTGGCACCACGGTGCTGATCTGTATGCCGTGTATCATGATCTCTTGGGGTTCCTTCCATCGAGAAATTCGGACTACAAATCCTCTGTGCGATATCGCGTTACTAATAATGTTATCACGAGCCAGGTTGCTGGCATGGTAGTCAGCGGCATGTGGTGGACAAACGACCCATATCCCCTAATTGTTGAG ATTTCATTCACGTCCCATGACTATCCTGCTTCTATTTCCGTTCTCGTAACGGCACCCTCCACAATAGCCTACTTGGTCTACCTCCTCACTCTGCTGCTGACAAAAGCTGTTGTTCCTAGGCCCCAGGAGTCGACAGCTTGGAACCACAATACCCTTGTCATTCAGCCGATACACTCttcaatggcatcaaatCCAACAAAAATCCTGATTGGAAACAGCATCTAG
- the chit1_1 gene encoding Endochitinase 1: MPSLFAQSLAIIATLQATLGLATPVSAPDTVIGKHAGGYVNAVYFTNWGIYGRNYQPADLPASQISHVLYSFLNLSNNGTVYTGDSWADTDKHYPNDSWNDVGNNVYGCVKQLYLLKKANRNMKTMLSIGGWTWSTNFPAAASTAATRSNFAKSAVTIMKDWGFDGIDVDWEYPADDVQATNMVLLLQAVRDELDAYAAKFAQGYHFQLSIAAPAGPANYNKLHLGDLGKVLDYINLMAYDFSGSWSNSSAHNANLYANPGNLNATPFNTDDAVNDYIKGGVPASKIVLGMPIYGKSFQKTNGIGKLFSGVGDGSWENGVWDYKVLPKAGATVIYDDVAKGYYSYDNRTQELISYDTPDITKEKVTYLKSKGLGGSMFWEASADRKGPDSLIGTSSNKLGEPDATENLLNYPDSKYDNMRKQMA, from the exons ATGCCGTCGTTATTTGCTCAGTCACTGGCAATCATCGCCACTCTGCAGGCCACTCTCGGTCTTGCCACCCCTGTATCAGCTCCTGATACTGTCATCGGAAAACATGCCGGTGGTTACGTCAACGCGGTCTACTTCACCAATTG GGGAATATACGGTCGAAACTATCAGCCAGCCGACCTTCCCGCTTCTCAGATATCCCATGTTCTGTACTCGTTCTTGAACCTTTCAAATAACGGCACCGT TTACACTGGAGATTCTTGGGCTGACACAGACAAGCACTACCCAAATGACT CTTGGAATGATGTCGGTAACAATGTCTATGGCTGTGTCAAGCAATTATATCTCCTCAAGAAAGCGAACCGTAATATGAAGACGATGTTGTCTATTGGAGGGTGGACGTGGTCAACGAACTTCCCAGCcgcggcctcgacggcagCCACTCGAAGCAACTTTGCGAAGTCGGCGGTCACTATTATGAAAGACTGGGGctttgatggcattgacgttGATTGGGAATACCCTGCCGACGATGTTCAAGCCACAAACatggttcttcttcttcaagccGTTCGGGATGAACTCGACGCATACGCGGCAAAGTTTGCTCAGGGATACCATTTTCAGCTATCGATTGCCGCTCCGGCTGGCCCTGCCAACTATAATAAGTTGCACCTTGGCGACCTCGGAAAGGTGTTGGATTATATCAATTTGATGGCCTATGACTTTTCTGGTTCATGGAGCAACTCCAGCGCACACAACGCAAATCTTTACGCCAATCCGGGCAACCTTAATGCTACACCATTCAACACGGATGATGCTGTCAATGATTACATTAAAGGCGGTGTTCCGGCCAGCAAGATCGTTCTTGGCATGCCAATTTATGGAAAATCATTCCAGAAGACCAATGGAATTGGAAAGCTATTCTCTGgtgttggcgacggcagcTGGGAGAATGGAGTCTGGGATTACAAGGTTCTTCCCAAAGCCGGCGCGACGGTTATATATGATGACGTGGCAAAGGGTTACTACAGCTACGATAACCGCACCCAAGAACTTATTTCCTATGATACCCCTGATATTACCAAAGAAAAGGTTACCTACCTCAAGAGCAAGGGATTAGGGGGCAGCATGTTTTGGGAGGCATCTGCTGACCGCAAAGGGCCCGACTCACTCATTGGGACTAGTAGCAACAAACTTGGTGAACCGGACGCCACTGAGAATCTACTCAACTACCCTGACTCCAAATATGACAATATGAGGAAGCAGATGGCTTAG